In Triticum aestivum cultivar Chinese Spring chromosome 5B, IWGSC CS RefSeq v2.1, whole genome shotgun sequence, the following proteins share a genomic window:
- the LOC123112143 gene encoding transcription factor bHLH30: MWEGGVHGSHQDAARLLPPWLGGGPAAFADPVGTAVGSGFGVGGYACDVVGQAGGVFGFGFEAAVVAAQQQHHQQRAAEAAAAGGSKAVVSGLLGSLQAELGRMNAGEIMDAKALAASRSHSEAERRRRQRINGHLARLRSLLPNTTKTDKASLLAEVLEHVKELKRQTSAMTMMAAAVGGDEDDNAAPVQMLPTEADELSVDAAEDGEGRLVVRASLCCEDRPDLIPDIIRALAALRLRAHRAEITTLGGRVRSVLLITAEEGEEGGDEGGDGIDEECTASHRRHECIASVQEALRGVMDRRAACSNDTSSSGGGGSIKRQRMNYGAHEQCSV, translated from the exons ATGTGGGAAGGGGGCGTGCACGGGAGCCACCAGGACGCCGCGCGCCTGCTGCCCCCCTGGCTCGGAGGAGGCCCGGCCGCGTTCGCCGACCCGGTCGGCACCGCGGTTGGGTCCGGGTTCGGGGTCGGCGGCTACGCCTGCGACGTCGTCGGGCAAGCAGGCGGGGTGTTCGGGTTCGGGTTCGAGGCGGCCGTGGTGGCGGcgcagcagcagcatcaccagcagcgcgcggcggaggcggcggcggccgggggcAGCAAGGCCGTCGTGTCCGGGCTGCTCGGGAGCCTGCAGGCGGAGCTGGGCCGCATGAACGCCGGGGAGATCATGGACGCCAAGGCGCTGGCCGCGTCGCGGAGCCACAGCGAGGCCGAGCGCCGCCGGCGGCAGCGGATCAACGGGCACCTCGCCAGGCTCCGCAGCCTCCTCCCCAACACCACCAAG ACTGACAAGGCGTCGCTGCTTGCCGAGGTGCTGGAGCACGTCAAGGAGCTGAAGCGGCAGACCTCGGCGATGACGATGATGGCTGCGGCCGTCGGGGGCGACGAAGATGACAACGCCGCGCCGGTGCAGATGCTGCCCACGGAGGCCGACGAGCTGAGCGTCGATGCGGCGGAAGACGGCGAGGGGCGGCTCGTGGTGCGGGCGTCGCTGTGCTGCGAGGACCGCCCGGACCTCATCCCCGACATCATCCGGGCGCTCGCGGCGCTCCGGCTACGCGCGCACCGGGCGGAGATCACCACGTTGGGCGGCCGCGTCCGGAGCGTGCTCCTCATCACGgccgaggagggcgaggagggcggcgACGAGGGCGGTGACGGCATCGACGAGGAGTGCACCGCATCTCACCGGAGGCACGAGTGCATCGCGTCGGTCCAGGAGGCGCTGCGCGGCGTCATGGACCGCAGGGCGGCGTGCAGCAACGACACGTCGTCGTCCGGCGGTGGCGGGAGCATCAAGAGGCAGCGCATGAACTACGGGGCGCATGAGCAGTGCTCGGTTTAG